The following proteins come from a genomic window of Companilactobacillus pabuli:
- a CDS encoding dihydrofolate reductase family protein, with protein sequence MARKVILFIAETLDGYIAEENGNIDYLIDNDFTSGETKDREYEKLVKHVDTVVMGRKTYDQVANKLSPNDYPYDSFENYIMTRHPGDDVGNIHFIDEDVEDLIRGLKQESSKRDIWIVGGSSVIAPLVNSDLIDVYQIGIVPIVLGKGIPLFSDKTKFKEFNLVTAKKVNGIAYLTYEK encoded by the coding sequence ATGGCACGGAAAGTTATTCTATTTATTGCGGAGACTTTAGATGGATATATTGCGGAAGAAAACGGCAATATCGACTATTTGATTGACAATGATTTTACTTCGGGGGAAACGAAAGATCGTGAGTATGAGAAACTCGTCAAACATGTCGATACAGTAGTTATGGGCCGCAAGACTTATGATCAAGTTGCCAATAAGCTGTCTCCCAATGATTATCCATATGATAGTTTTGAAAATTATATTATGACTAGACATCCCGGGGACGATGTTGGAAATATCCACTTCATTGATGAAGATGTTGAAGACTTAATTCGAGGTCTAAAACAAGAATCATCGAAAAGGGATATTTGGATCGTCGGTGGCAGCAGCGTGATTGCTCCATTAGTTAACAGTGATTTAATTGACGTTTATCAAATTGGCATCGTTCCAATTGTCTTGGGTAAAGGGATTCCGTTGTTTTCCGATAAAACTAAATTTAAAGAATTCAACTTGGTAACAGCTAAAAAAGTAAATGGTATCGCATATTTAACATATGAAAAATAA